A genome region from Methylohalobius crimeensis 10Ki includes the following:
- the polA gene encoding DNA polymerase I, translating into MNENHKTLVLVDGSSFLYRAYHALPPLSNSRGEPTGAVYGVANMLRKLLETYPTPYFAVIFDAPGKTFRNDLFEAYKAHRPPMPEDLKAQVGPLQELIEVMGIPVIVEGGVEADDVIATLVKQATAEDYHVVVATSDKDLAQLVGDRVMLDNTMSETRLDAAGVREKFGVPPERIVDYLALVGDTSDNIPGVPGVGPKTAAKWLNQYGSLDEVVAHAGQIKGKVGERLREHLDNLALGKRLATVHSEVTLDRRPADLRRRSPDNVKLMECLKRFEFMTWLRQLDLPSTRDGDFAEAAAADYQEVRTADSLDAWLADLKGAPLFAFDTETTDLNYLDARVVGVSFAVRPGRAAYVPLGHDYPDAPRQLDREVVLEKLRPLLTADDVAKLGQNLKYDAHVLANHGIELKGIAHDTMLQSYVFNSTATRHDMDSLAMTYLGIKTTLYEEVAGKGAKQIPFPRVRLEQAVPYAAEDADITLRLHQALWPKLAADTRLKRVYEEIEMPLVPVLVRMERIGVHVDRDELARLSEELKRRCDEIEEQVCCIAGEAFNLASPKQIQQILFEKLNLPVLKKTPKGQPSTSEEVLQQLAETYELPRLILQHRSLSKLRSTYSDRLPAQIHPATGRVHTSYHQAVTATGRLSSSDPNLQNIPIRSEEGRRIRRAFVAPRGCKLVAADYSQIELRIMAHLSGDASLLNAFAEGADIHRATAAEVFGVELEAVSSQQRRSAKAINFGLIYGMSAFGLARQLGVPRDEAQAYIDRYFERYPGVREYMERTKSSAYERGYVETIFGRRLHLPELKSRNPQRRQYAERTAINAPMQGSAADIIKRAMIDVDGWIRASGRGVKMIMQVHDELVFEVAEDRVEQAVAEIGGRMREAAELQVPLEVEVGMGDNWDEAH; encoded by the coding sequence ATGAACGAAAACCATAAAACGCTCGTTTTGGTGGATGGTTCCTCCTTTCTTTACCGGGCTTATCACGCCCTACCGCCCTTGAGCAATTCCCGGGGCGAGCCCACCGGGGCGGTCTACGGCGTCGCCAATATGCTGCGCAAGCTACTGGAAACCTATCCCACGCCTTATTTCGCGGTGATCTTCGATGCGCCGGGCAAAACTTTTCGCAATGACTTATTTGAGGCCTATAAGGCCCACCGTCCTCCCATGCCCGAGGATTTGAAAGCTCAGGTAGGGCCTTTGCAAGAATTGATCGAAGTGATGGGCATCCCGGTGATCGTCGAGGGCGGGGTGGAGGCCGACGACGTCATCGCCACTCTGGTCAAACAAGCCACGGCAGAGGATTACCACGTGGTGGTGGCGACCAGCGACAAGGATCTGGCTCAGCTGGTGGGGGATCGGGTCATGCTCGACAACACCATGTCCGAAACCCGGCTGGATGCGGCGGGCGTACGGGAGAAATTCGGCGTTCCGCCGGAAAGGATTGTCGATTACCTGGCGTTGGTGGGGGATACTTCCGACAATATTCCAGGCGTGCCCGGCGTGGGCCCCAAAACCGCCGCCAAATGGCTGAATCAATACGGCTCTCTGGACGAGGTCGTCGCCCACGCCGGTCAAATCAAAGGCAAGGTGGGGGAACGTTTGCGCGAGCATCTGGACAATCTCGCCTTGGGAAAACGATTGGCGACCGTCCACAGCGAGGTGACTTTGGATAGGCGACCGGCGGATTTGCGGCGCCGATCTCCCGACAATGTCAAGCTGATGGAATGCCTCAAGCGCTTCGAGTTCATGACCTGGCTGCGCCAACTGGATTTGCCATCCACTCGGGATGGCGATTTTGCCGAAGCGGCTGCGGCCGATTACCAGGAAGTGCGCACCGCCGATTCGCTGGATGCTTGGCTGGCCGATTTGAAGGGGGCACCCCTATTTGCCTTCGACACCGAGACCACCGATCTCAACTATCTGGACGCGCGGGTGGTGGGGGTGTCGTTCGCGGTCCGGCCGGGCCGGGCCGCCTACGTGCCGCTAGGGCACGACTATCCCGACGCCCCCCGGCAGCTGGATCGGGAAGTAGTGTTGGAAAAGCTGCGTCCGCTGCTCACGGCCGACGATGTGGCCAAGCTGGGGCAGAATCTCAAATACGACGCCCACGTGCTCGCCAATCACGGCATCGAGCTCAAGGGGATCGCCCACGATACCATGCTGCAATCCTATGTCTTCAATAGCACCGCCACTCGCCACGATATGGACTCTCTGGCCATGACTTATCTGGGGATCAAAACCACCCTGTACGAAGAGGTGGCCGGCAAGGGGGCCAAGCAGATCCCCTTTCCCCGGGTGAGACTGGAACAAGCGGTGCCCTATGCGGCCGAGGACGCCGACATCACCCTGCGCCTGCATCAGGCGCTATGGCCCAAGCTCGCCGCCGATACCCGGCTCAAGCGCGTGTACGAAGAAATCGAGATGCCTTTGGTGCCGGTATTGGTGCGGATGGAGCGCATCGGCGTGCATGTGGACCGGGACGAACTCGCCCGCTTGAGCGAGGAACTGAAGCGTCGCTGCGACGAGATCGAAGAACAGGTCTGTTGCATCGCCGGAGAGGCCTTCAATCTGGCTTCTCCCAAGCAGATCCAGCAGATTCTTTTCGAGAAGCTGAATTTGCCGGTGTTGAAGAAAACGCCCAAGGGGCAGCCTTCCACTTCCGAGGAAGTATTGCAGCAACTGGCGGAAACGTACGAATTGCCGCGCCTGATTTTGCAGCACCGTTCCTTGAGCAAGCTCCGGTCCACCTATAGCGACCGCCTGCCCGCCCAGATTCATCCCGCCACCGGCCGGGTTCACACCTCCTATCATCAAGCGGTGACCGCCACCGGTCGCTTGTCCTCCTCCGATCCCAATTTGCAGAATATTCCCATTCGGAGCGAGGAAGGACGTCGTATCCGGCGGGCTTTCGTGGCCCCCCGTGGATGCAAGCTGGTGGCGGCCGACTACTCTCAGATCGAGCTCCGCATTATGGCCCATTTGTCCGGGGATGCGAGCCTTCTGAATGCTTTCGCCGAAGGCGCCGATATTCATCGCGCCACGGCCGCCGAAGTCTTCGGGGTGGAATTGGAGGCGGTGAGTTCCCAGCAGCGTCGCAGCGCCAAGGCGATCAATTTCGGTCTCATCTACGGCATGTCCGCTTTCGGTTTGGCGCGCCAGTTGGGTGTGCCCCGCGACGAGGCCCAGGCCTATATCGATCGCTACTTCGAGCGCTATCCGGGCGTGCGCGAGTATATGGAGCGGACCAAAAGCTCGGCTTATGAGCGGGGTTACGTGGAGACGATTTTCGGACGTCGTCTGCATCTGCCGGAGCTTAAATCGAGAAACCCCCAACGCCGCCAGTACGCCGAACGCACCGCCATCAACGCGCCCATGCAGGGAAGCGCCGCCGACATCATCAAGCGGGCCATGATCGATGTGGACGGCTGGATTCGGGCATCCGGAAGGGGTGTCAAGATGATCATGCAGGTTCACGACGAATTGGTGTTCGAAGTGGCCGAGGACCGGGTAGAGCAAGCGGTTGCCGAGATCGGGGGGCGGATGCGAGAGGCCGCCGAGCTTCAAGTGCCCTTGGAGGTGGAAGTGGGAATGGGTGACAATTGGGACGAAGCACATTGA
- a CDS encoding HAMP domain-containing sensor histidine kinase, translating to MKRYRFPSLFTLLLVSFVLVLLPLLLALGSALYSLEKLTGYSQAAVYRSVRSTHGSRVLLEHLVAMERSAKQYLVLSDEALFDRYRASRENFVAELRGLREMVQENDLNRLLAKLEGYEFDLYTTLLDPRLEMPIKMAAADQFPYLRQLANQIWQLSIQAVGMNLEALEKQSQQSRQQTIRHLRILLPVAVLLLVFFSFLIIRPIRQLDGAIRNLGDRDFEQPISVQGPRDLEALGRRLDWLRTRLRMLEAEKQRFMRNISHELKTPLANIHEGIELLDDQVVGELTSEQAEIVQILSDNAGKLYRMIEDLIRYSQLQRLEEIIRPQKIDMKSLVEEVIDDYRVRLRANEIRLESRLASVKLNGFADLLRSMVDNLLSNAVKYSPRGSKIKVALFQKEGMMYFEVGDEGPGIPSEERKRVFDALYQGATGRKLGIEGTGLGLTIVNECAVMHHGQVEILDPPTGTGTCFRVVIPLNGDRLG from the coding sequence GTGAAGCGTTACCGATTTCCTTCCCTATTCACCCTGCTCCTGGTGAGTTTTGTCCTGGTCCTGCTACCCTTGCTGTTGGCGCTGGGGTCGGCTCTATACTCTTTGGAAAAACTCACCGGTTACAGCCAAGCAGCGGTGTATCGATCGGTTCGCTCGACCCATGGCAGTCGGGTGTTGCTGGAGCATTTGGTGGCGATGGAGCGCAGCGCCAAACAATACCTGGTGCTATCCGATGAAGCTTTGTTCGACCGTTATCGTGCTTCCCGAGAAAACTTCGTAGCCGAGCTTCGGGGGCTTCGGGAAATGGTGCAGGAAAATGATTTGAACCGTCTATTGGCCAAATTGGAAGGCTATGAATTCGACTTGTACACCACCTTATTGGATCCGCGCCTCGAGATGCCGATAAAAATGGCCGCCGCGGATCAGTTTCCCTATCTCCGGCAGTTGGCCAATCAAATCTGGCAGCTGAGCATTCAAGCGGTGGGGATGAATTTGGAGGCCCTGGAAAAACAGTCTCAACAATCCCGCCAACAGACGATTCGGCATTTGCGGATCTTGCTGCCCGTGGCCGTATTGTTGCTGGTATTTTTCAGCTTCCTCATCATTCGTCCCATTCGCCAATTGGATGGCGCCATCCGCAATCTGGGGGACCGGGACTTCGAGCAGCCGATCAGCGTGCAGGGACCGCGCGACCTGGAAGCGCTCGGGAGGCGGTTGGATTGGCTGCGGACTCGCCTGCGGATGTTGGAGGCGGAAAAGCAGCGTTTTATGCGCAATATCTCCCACGAATTAAAGACCCCCTTGGCCAATATCCATGAAGGAATCGAATTGCTGGACGATCAAGTAGTCGGGGAATTGACCTCGGAGCAGGCGGAGATCGTCCAAATTCTCTCCGATAACGCCGGCAAACTCTATCGCATGATCGAGGATTTGATCCGCTATAGCCAGCTTCAGCGCTTGGAGGAAATAATTCGTCCTCAGAAAATCGATATGAAGTCCTTGGTGGAAGAGGTCATCGATGATTATCGCGTCCGCTTACGAGCCAACGAGATTCGCCTGGAAAGCCGCCTGGCGTCGGTGAAGTTGAACGGGTTTGCCGATTTGTTGCGCTCCATGGTTGATAATTTGTTATCCAATGCGGTCAAATATTCACCTCGCGGAAGCAAGATTAAAGTTGCCTTATTCCAAAAAGAGGGAATGATGTATTTCGAGGTTGGCGATGAGGGCCCCGGGATTCCCTCGGAAGAGCGTAAGCGGGTTTTCGATGCCTTGTATCAAGGGGCCACCGGACGCAAATTGGGCATCGAAGGAACCGGCTTGGGGTTGACGATCGTGAACGAGTGTGCGGTCATGCACCACGGTCAAGTGGAGATTTTGGATCCTCCCACGGGCACCGGGACCTGTTTTCGGGTGGTCATTCCATTGAATGGAGATCGGCTTGGATAA
- a CDS encoding sigma 54-interacting transcriptional regulator yields MQDSRNRVLVVDDDQSFLRLLTMRLSAAGLAVKPVTSGENALAQLQLFRPHVVVTDLMMDDMDGMALFEAVHARRPTLPIIILTAHGTINDAVDATQRGVFGFLTKPVDNKELVRQVTQAMEICLGSETSRNEESEQTWRGKIYTQSPSMEDLLNQVARVAQGRASVYIHGESGTGKELLARAIHQAGPRFDQPFIAVNCSALPEHLFESELFGHKKGAFTGAVRDHQGLFRAANGGTLFLDEIGDMPKSFQVKLLRAIQEMSVRPVGSTETFPVDVRIISASHVDLDQAVASGDFREDLYYRLNVVTLRVPPLRERPEDIPLLAAHFIKQLAIPYGNLVKGFSPEALEYLVRYDWPGNVRQLHNVVEQCIALTNTPLISLNLVQKALSGDAGGDTLPPLREAKRRFEREYLIRLMQITHGNVTHAAQLAKRNRTEFYRLLNRHQLDPGSFKS; encoded by the coding sequence ATGCAGGATTCACGTAACCGAGTCTTGGTGGTTGACGACGATCAAAGCTTTTTGCGTCTGTTGACCATGCGTCTCAGTGCGGCCGGTCTCGCCGTCAAGCCGGTGACCAGCGGGGAGAACGCATTGGCCCAATTACAATTGTTTCGGCCCCATGTGGTGGTAACCGATTTGATGATGGACGACATGGACGGCATGGCCCTGTTCGAAGCCGTTCATGCGCGCCGTCCGACCTTGCCGATCATCATTCTCACCGCCCACGGGACCATCAACGATGCGGTCGATGCCACCCAGCGAGGGGTGTTCGGTTTTCTAACCAAGCCGGTGGATAACAAGGAATTGGTGCGTCAAGTCACCCAGGCGATGGAGATTTGCCTGGGCTCGGAAACCTCCCGGAATGAAGAGTCGGAGCAGACCTGGCGCGGCAAAATTTATACCCAGAGCCCTTCGATGGAGGATTTGCTCAACCAGGTAGCGCGGGTGGCTCAAGGTCGCGCGAGCGTTTATATTCACGGCGAGAGTGGTACCGGCAAGGAGCTTTTGGCGAGAGCCATTCATCAAGCGGGTCCCCGTTTTGATCAGCCGTTTATCGCGGTCAATTGCAGCGCGCTTCCCGAACATTTATTCGAGTCGGAATTGTTCGGCCACAAAAAGGGCGCCTTCACCGGAGCGGTCAGGGATCATCAAGGTTTGTTCCGCGCCGCCAACGGCGGCACGCTGTTTTTGGACGAGATCGGCGATATGCCCAAGTCCTTCCAAGTCAAGCTGCTCCGGGCGATCCAGGAAATGTCGGTGCGGCCGGTGGGGAGTACCGAGACTTTTCCGGTGGATGTTCGGATTATTTCGGCCAGCCACGTGGATTTGGACCAGGCGGTTGCTTCCGGCGATTTCCGCGAAGATCTGTATTACCGCCTCAATGTAGTGACCTTGAGGGTTCCTCCGCTGCGTGAGCGACCGGAGGATATCCCCCTGCTGGCCGCGCATTTCATCAAACAGTTGGCGATTCCATACGGCAATCTGGTCAAGGGGTTCTCGCCCGAGGCTCTCGAGTATTTGGTGCGTTACGATTGGCCGGGCAATGTGCGTCAATTGCACAATGTGGTGGAACAATGCATCGCCTTGACCAATACGCCGTTGATTTCATTAAATTTGGTCCAGAAGGCGCTCAGCGGCGATGCCGGCGGCGATACCCTGCCCCCCTTGCGGGAAGCCAAACGGCGCTTCGAACGCGAGTATCTGATTCGGCTGATGCAAATCACCCACGGCAACGTGACCCATGCGGCGCAGCTGGCCAAGCGCAACCGGACCGAATTTTATCGCTTGTTGAATCGGCATCAGTTGGATCCCGGTTCGTTCAAATCCTAG
- the efp gene encoding elongation factor P, whose amino-acid sequence MATYSTNEFKAGLKVLLDGDPCSIIENEFVKPGKGQAFNRVKLRNLITGRVLEKTFKSGESLEAADVVETEMQYLYNDGEFWYFMDPNSFEQVAADGKAVADAKQWLKEQALCTVTLWNGAPISVTPPNFVELQVVETDPGLRGDTSGGGNKPATLETGAVVRVPLFIQTDEILKIDTRTGDYVSRVGK is encoded by the coding sequence ATGGCGACGTATAGTACCAATGAATTCAAAGCAGGGTTAAAAGTGCTACTGGATGGCGATCCCTGTTCGATCATCGAAAACGAATTCGTCAAACCCGGGAAGGGCCAAGCATTCAACCGCGTCAAGCTGCGCAATCTAATCACCGGTAGAGTGCTGGAGAAAACCTTTAAATCCGGCGAGAGCCTCGAGGCGGCGGATGTCGTTGAAACCGAAATGCAATATCTCTACAACGACGGCGAATTTTGGTATTTCATGGATCCCAATTCGTTCGAACAAGTCGCCGCAGACGGCAAAGCGGTGGCGGACGCCAAGCAATGGCTCAAGGAGCAGGCCCTTTGTACCGTCACCCTCTGGAACGGCGCCCCGATTTCGGTCACGCCGCCCAACTTCGTAGAGCTGCAAGTGGTGGAAACCGATCCCGGTCTGCGGGGGGATACCTCCGGCGGAGGCAATAAGCCGGCAACCCTGGAAACCGGCGCCGTGGTCCGGGTGCCGTTGTTCATCCAGACGGATGAAATCCTCAAAATCGACACGCGCACCGGTGACTACGTCTCCCGCGTTGGAAAATAA
- the epmA gene encoding EF-P lysine aminoacylase EpmA — MTTSPALENKAAWRPGCDWRALHRRAAMLDEIRAFFRRAGVLEVETPQLWFTTALDPHLASIATDTGGLYLQTSPEFAMKRLVAAGSGSIYQICKAFRRGEAGRWHNPEFTLLEWYRVGFDLPRLMEEVAGLLDELLGDAIGGRQYHAYGALFEAHIGVSWEAPLVRFERRAEALGFPEAASLCGEDRTLWLDFLFSHVIQPRLPRRTLVFVHDYPAPLAALARLKSENPRVAERFEVFVDGIELANGYRELTDPVEQRSRFEADLSRRRRTGLSLPPLDDDLLAALESGLPDCSGVAMGVDRVLMLALGLTALTDVLAFPLS; from the coding sequence GTGACTACGTCTCCCGCGTTGGAAAATAAGGCCGCTTGGCGTCCCGGCTGCGACTGGCGGGCACTCCATCGGCGGGCCGCCATGTTGGATGAGATTCGTGCGTTCTTCCGGCGGGCCGGCGTGCTGGAGGTGGAAACCCCTCAGCTTTGGTTTACCACGGCGCTGGACCCGCATTTGGCGAGCATTGCGACGGACACTGGCGGTTTGTATCTGCAGACCTCGCCCGAATTCGCCATGAAGCGCCTAGTGGCGGCGGGATCCGGTTCCATCTATCAGATCTGCAAAGCATTTCGTCGCGGCGAAGCGGGACGTTGGCACAATCCCGAATTTACCCTGCTGGAGTGGTATCGGGTCGGCTTCGATTTGCCTCGCCTGATGGAGGAAGTCGCTGGTTTGCTGGATGAGTTGCTGGGCGATGCGATCGGGGGGCGGCAGTATCATGCCTATGGAGCGTTATTTGAAGCGCATATCGGCGTCTCCTGGGAAGCCCCGTTGGTTCGATTTGAGCGCCGCGCGGAAGCCTTGGGTTTTCCGGAAGCGGCTTCGTTATGCGGGGAGGATCGCACTCTGTGGCTCGATTTTCTCTTTTCCCATGTGATCCAGCCGCGCTTGCCTCGGAGAACATTGGTGTTCGTCCACGACTATCCGGCGCCTTTGGCGGCGCTGGCCCGATTGAAATCCGAAAATCCTCGAGTGGCGGAGCGGTTCGAGGTGTTCGTGGATGGCATCGAGCTTGCCAACGGGTACCGAGAGTTGACCGATCCGGTGGAGCAGCGTAGCCGTTTCGAGGCGGATCTGTCCCGCCGTCGCCGCACCGGTTTGTCTTTGCCGCCGCTGGACGATGATTTGCTCGCCGCACTGGAGTCGGGCTTGCCGGACTGTTCGGGGGTGGCTATGGGGGTCGACCGGGTTTTGATGTTGGCGCTCGGTCTGACGGCCCTCACCGATGTCCTGGCATTTCCGTTGTCGTGA
- the yihA gene encoding ribosome biogenesis GTP-binding protein YihA/YsxC, giving the protein MNPLYHRTRFLLSTLDFAAVPDTGFEVAFAGRSNAGKSSALNALTRQKALARTSKTPGRTQQLVFFEVDDSRRLVDLPGYGYAKVSARIQARWSRSLEDYFRQRRSLRGIFLIMDIRHPLSEFDWRMIEWCAHYELPLHILLTKADKLKYGPAKNTLLKVQKTLAESLHPPSIQLFSASKKTGIDEAHAVLDRWLQTPGNPIQ; this is encoded by the coding sequence ATGAACCCTTTGTATCATCGCACTCGTTTCCTGCTCAGTACCTTGGATTTCGCCGCCGTCCCCGACACGGGTTTCGAGGTCGCCTTCGCCGGGCGCTCCAATGCCGGCAAATCCAGCGCGCTTAACGCCCTCACCCGACAAAAAGCCCTCGCCCGCACCAGCAAGACCCCGGGGCGCACGCAGCAGTTGGTGTTTTTCGAAGTGGATGACAGCCGTCGTCTGGTGGACCTTCCCGGTTACGGGTACGCCAAGGTATCCGCCCGGATTCAAGCCCGCTGGAGCCGGTCCCTGGAGGATTACTTCAGACAGCGTCGGTCGCTCCGGGGGATCTTCCTGATCATGGATATCCGCCACCCCTTGAGCGAGTTCGACTGGCGGATGATCGAGTGGTGCGCGCACTACGAGCTGCCGCTGCATATTTTGCTGACCAAGGCCGACAAGCTCAAATACGGCCCGGCCAAGAACACCCTGCTTAAGGTTCAAAAGACATTGGCGGAATCCCTTCATCCTCCCAGCATCCAGTTATTTTCGGCAAGCAAAAAAACCGGCATCGACGAAGCCCACGCCGTACTCGATCGCTGGCTCCAGACTCCCGGGAATCCCATTCAATAA
- a CDS encoding bifunctional aminoglycoside phosphotransferase/ATP-binding protein, whose translation MTFPLLIQSLLKPSVYDYPTESLQCLETHISWIILTGPYAYKIKKPVDFGFLDFSNLAKRRFYCQEELRLNRRLAPQLYLEVLPVTGSPDSPRFGNDGEPLEYAVKMRQFPQQDLLVERAQRGELQEDQIAALAQRIARFHQTALPAKSDSPYGDPETIHEAVRENFSQIDRTDPENHMILTELADWTETEFERVRPFMTTRQQAGRIRECHGDLHLGNIVLWEDRPLPFDCIEFNPALRWIDPISEIAFTVMDLCARGFKCLGFRFLNDYLSLTGDYAGLRLLPYYLVYRAMVRTKIAYLNVRQHPEEAVHQDDFNHYLRLARMLCRRESPILCITHGFSGSGKSYLGQQLAAEAGALHLRSDVERKRLAGLELDARAQADIGGEIYRADFTDLTYRKLGELARTLLTAGFPVIVDATFLNRTYRRKFRALARTLEVPFLILDCTAPEATLHQRIRKRIETSRDPSDADLKVLAHQLHHHDPLDEAERAVSVALDTGQENSLTTALAAIASANS comes from the coding sequence GTGACCTTTCCCCTTTTGATTCAATCCCTCCTCAAACCTTCGGTTTACGATTACCCCACCGAATCCCTCCAGTGCCTCGAAACCCATATCTCTTGGATCATCCTCACCGGCCCCTACGCTTATAAAATCAAAAAACCGGTGGATTTCGGCTTCCTCGATTTCTCAAATTTAGCCAAGCGGCGCTTCTACTGTCAAGAAGAGCTGCGCCTCAACCGGCGCTTGGCCCCTCAACTCTACCTGGAAGTCCTCCCCGTTACCGGCAGCCCCGATTCACCTCGCTTCGGCAACGATGGCGAACCCTTGGAATACGCCGTCAAAATGCGTCAATTTCCGCAACAGGACTTGTTGGTCGAACGCGCCCAGCGGGGGGAACTGCAAGAAGATCAGATCGCCGCTTTGGCCCAGAGGATCGCCCGTTTCCATCAAACCGCACTCCCGGCAAAATCAGACTCCCCTTACGGCGATCCGGAAACCATCCACGAAGCCGTCCGGGAGAATTTTTCCCAGATCGACCGGACCGATCCGGAAAACCACATGATTCTGACGGAATTGGCCGACTGGACCGAAACCGAATTCGAGCGGGTACGCCCGTTCATGACGACCCGCCAACAAGCGGGCCGAATCCGAGAATGCCATGGCGATCTTCACCTGGGCAATATCGTGCTGTGGGAAGACCGGCCCTTGCCGTTCGATTGCATCGAATTCAATCCGGCCCTCCGTTGGATCGATCCCATCAGCGAAATCGCCTTTACCGTCATGGACCTTTGCGCCCGCGGATTCAAATGCTTGGGATTCCGTTTCCTGAACGACTATCTCAGCCTGACCGGGGATTACGCAGGTCTTCGGCTGCTCCCCTATTACCTGGTCTATCGAGCCATGGTGCGAACCAAAATCGCCTATTTGAACGTCCGGCAGCATCCGGAAGAGGCGGTGCACCAAGACGATTTCAACCACTATTTGAGGCTGGCCCGGATGCTCTGCCGGCGGGAATCGCCCATTCTATGCATCACCCATGGTTTTTCCGGCAGCGGCAAATCTTACCTCGGCCAGCAATTGGCGGCTGAGGCGGGGGCGTTGCACTTGCGTTCGGATGTGGAACGCAAGCGGCTGGCGGGATTGGAACTCGACGCCAGGGCCCAAGCGGACATTGGCGGAGAGATTTACCGAGCGGATTTTACCGATCTCACCTACCGAAAATTAGGGGAACTTGCCCGCACCCTTTTGACCGCCGGCTTTCCGGTCATCGTGGATGCCACTTTTTTGAACCGCACCTACCGCCGGAAATTCAGGGCATTGGCCCGGACATTGGAGGTCCCGTTCCTGATTTTGGATTGTACGGCGCCGGAAGCGACCCTGCACCAACGCATCCGAAAACGCATCGAAACCAGCCGGGATCCTTCCGATGCCGATCTGAAGGTCTTGGCGCATCAGCTGCACCACCACGACCCCCTGGACGAAGCCGAACGAGCCGTCTCCGTCGCTCTCGATACCGGCCAGGAAAATAGCTTGACAACCGCCTTGGCGGCTATCGCCTCCGCCAATTCCTAG
- the rnd gene encoding ribonuclease D: MTHPASNPGYVDTPEALERLCDTLASSPWLAIDTEFLRESTYYPRFCLLQIAGETALACVDPLKLDDLTPLWDLIYRPDKLKVFHAGRQDLEIFYHLHGRLPEPVFDTQLAAPLLGYPDQIGYAQLVTEILGVQLEKGHSRTDWSKRPLSSRQIRYAADDVAYLGPLFLKLRKRLTQLGRLAWLTEDFQTLTDPTTYANPPEEAWRRIKGARKLKGRPLAILKRLAAWREKTAVAANRPRGWIVKDESLIHIARLRPETPQELAQLRGIDAKFVKRHGETLCRLVAETRAASQDEALARPLARTVEQEVLLDLCSAVVRLQAAEQAINPAALASRKDLERFLTSPEDSKLCRGWRRQLIGEALQDFLAGKKCFQVQKGQPALEEVPP; the protein is encoded by the coding sequence ATGACACATCCTGCATCGAACCCTGGCTACGTGGACACGCCCGAGGCGCTCGAACGCTTGTGCGACACTTTGGCATCGAGTCCTTGGCTGGCCATCGACACCGAATTTTTGCGCGAATCCACCTATTACCCCCGATTCTGCCTTCTCCAGATCGCCGGCGAAACCGCCTTGGCTTGCGTCGACCCCCTGAAACTCGACGATCTGACCCCGCTTTGGGATCTGATTTACCGCCCCGATAAGCTAAAAGTCTTCCATGCCGGCCGTCAGGACTTGGAGATTTTCTACCATTTGCACGGCCGCTTGCCCGAACCCGTATTCGACACCCAATTGGCCGCCCCCTTGCTGGGTTATCCCGATCAGATCGGCTACGCCCAACTGGTGACCGAAATCCTGGGCGTCCAGCTGGAGAAGGGACACAGCCGCACCGACTGGAGCAAGCGCCCCCTGAGCTCCCGGCAGATCCGCTATGCCGCCGATGACGTCGCTTATCTCGGCCCCTTGTTTCTCAAGCTGCGCAAGCGCCTCACCCAATTGGGACGCTTGGCATGGTTGACAGAGGATTTTCAGACCCTCACCGATCCGACCACCTACGCCAACCCGCCCGAAGAAGCCTGGCGCCGGATCAAAGGCGCACGCAAACTGAAAGGCCGGCCCTTGGCGATCCTCAAGCGCCTGGCGGCCTGGCGCGAAAAGACCGCAGTGGCGGCCAACCGCCCCCGCGGGTGGATCGTGAAGGATGAATCTCTCATTCACATCGCCCGGCTGCGTCCGGAGACGCCCCAAGAATTGGCTCAACTTCGGGGGATCGACGCCAAGTTTGTCAAACGCCACGGCGAAACCCTCTGCCGCTTAGTGGCCGAAACCCGTGCCGCCAGCCAGGATGAAGCTCTGGCGCGTCCGCTGGCGCGAACTGTCGAACAGGAAGTTCTGCTGGATCTGTGCAGCGCCGTGGTCCGCTTGCAAGCGGCCGAACAGGCGATCAATCCCGCCGCCCTGGCCTCGCGTAAAGACTTGGAACGCTTCCTGACCAGCCCCGAAGATTCCAAGCTTTGCCGCGGTTGGCGCCGACAGCTGATCGGTGAGGCGTTGCAGGATTTCCTGGCGGGGAAAAAATGCTTTCAAGTGCAAAAGGGGCAACCTGCTTTGGAGGAAGTACCGCCGTGA